The DNA region CGACGTGGCCGTAGATGTCGTCGATCTCGGCGATGGTGTAGGCGGGCAGGCGGCGGGCGATGCACTCTTGGTAGATCGGCACCACCAGCGGCGCGAGCCGCGGTCCGAGATAATCGTCGAGCAGCCGGCCCTTGCCGCTGTGGCCGTAGGCGGTGGCCATCCGCGTGCCGTCGCTCTCGATCGTCAGCTGCGGCGCTTCGCCAGCGGTGTCGACGGTGAGGTAGACGAGGTCGGGCAGATCCTCCTCGATCCGGTCGGGCTGGAATTCGCCCAACCCTGGCAGCATCTGGTTGCGGGCATAGAGCCGCAGCCACGCGTTCAGGAAATCGCGTTGCCTGATCGACTTGATGAC from Bradyrhizobium genosp. L includes:
- a CDS encoding PAS domain-containing protein; translated protein: MDFESTNPSVIKSIRQRDFLNAWLRLYARNQMLPGLGEFQPDRIEEDLPDLVYLTVDTAGEAPQLTIESDGTRMATAYGHSGKGRLLDDYLGPRLAPLVVPIYQECIARRLPAYTIAEIDDIYGHVVAYERLLLPFSDGGPVTHLVASLKTISADGNFEIRNLMRANDALPVFKLRAIIDRDLSYRAPGRIPRGDVLEFG